One window of Gemmatimonas sp. UBA7669 genomic DNA carries:
- a CDS encoding alpha/beta fold hydrolase — translation MPMQTSPECATSRDGSRIAHWRYGSGPALLIIGGALSDHSTYVPLAETLSPACTTIIWDRRERGHSVHAASPYSPEREVEDVDALLSTCVGPVTIYGHSSGAALALRAAAAGLPVARLVLGDPPYSPHTPDADAMRAEHAQQAERLRALVAQADHAGAVRFFLSGFGLSPEELDGLMASPAGEAMCALAATLPYDYDMLGDGLVPLDAAKSVHVPTLVLAAQGEDVAARQLCAAIPDARLLGTVAPLHALAVEDYAPDILRFVHS, via the coding sequence ATGCCCATGCAAACCAGCCCGGAGTGCGCGACGTCACGCGATGGCTCGCGCATCGCCCATTGGCGTTACGGCAGCGGACCGGCCCTCCTCATCATTGGCGGCGCACTGAGCGATCACTCGACCTATGTCCCACTGGCCGAGACGCTGTCCCCGGCGTGCACCACCATCATCTGGGATCGTCGTGAGCGGGGGCACAGCGTGCATGCCGCGTCACCGTACTCGCCGGAGCGCGAGGTCGAGGATGTGGACGCTCTGCTCTCCACCTGCGTGGGTCCGGTCACCATCTACGGACATTCATCCGGCGCGGCGCTCGCTCTCCGCGCAGCGGCCGCCGGGCTCCCCGTCGCGCGGCTCGTGCTCGGTGATCCGCCCTACTCGCCGCACACGCCCGACGCGGACGCCATGCGCGCCGAGCATGCGCAACAGGCCGAGCGGCTGCGTGCGCTCGTGGCGCAGGCTGACCACGCAGGGGCTGTCCGTTTCTTTCTCAGCGGGTTCGGATTGTCACCGGAGGAACTGGATGGCTTGATGGCATCGCCTGCCGGGGAGGCCATGTGCGCTCTGGCAGCGACGCTCCCGTACGACTACGACATGTTGGGCGATGGGCTGGTGCCGCTGGACGCCGCGAAGTCGGTACACGTCCCCACATTGGTGCTGGCCGCTCAAGGCGAGGATGTGGCCGCGCGCCAACTTTGCGCAGCGATTCCCGACGCGCGCCTGTTGGGCACGGTGGCACCCCTGCATGCCCTGGCAGTGGAGGACTACGCCCCGGACATCCTGCGGTTCGTGCACAGCTGA
- a CDS encoding serine hydrolase domain-containing protein, whose amino-acid sequence MSTTFETYRSATRRVAARALLALALLSLAGRQASAQLQGSPSASDSILTASVSRALGEIGVPGAVWALVRGDSNELGAAGIRDRASAVPMTANTRVQLGSVTKTLLATGVLMLVTRGQLALDEPVASYLPDLPIHNPWQASSPITVRHLLDHTSGLGDAHLWQVFATRTSPDLALRRAIARDGTRLALQARPGTRFSYSNTGYTLLALLVETVTGERYERFLDRELLAPLGMTRSTFTWQSQVGDKADTTMAMGHFDDGTRQPAYGLATRPAAQFTTTAGDMARFARFLMSNGRMPHGDTSRVLVDGTLLSAMGVPRHTEAERAGLTLGYGLGLQSRERWGLMTRCHVGNIGTFRAILCVLPDQQRAFFASYNSDPEDAAWDRVDSLLVAQLGARPTAFRGHVAAPVLRGADAATWIGWYVPRPTRFEQFSYLDALAPFHIFIRGDSLTLTPLGGTARHLVWRGGMTWGLLGRAWPTHVLLTNGHERMISDGQRTLVRVSMIRVWWRWLSAAVGLCCVLLILMRGLIRIARRAPVREPLCWPVLSLVPLLAAAAGLFRQPFLAIGDMRWPSVLLAVGTGLMLAGVAAATLHTAVRLWRTRATFNRGLVLDGLLLTGALQWLVTLAYWGLLPLRLWA is encoded by the coding sequence GTGAGCACGACATTCGAAACCTACCGTTCCGCTACGCGCCGCGTGGCCGCCCGCGCGCTCCTCGCCCTCGCACTGCTGTCGTTGGCGGGGCGTCAGGCGTCCGCACAGCTTCAAGGCTCGCCTTCTGCCAGCGACAGCATCCTGACCGCGTCCGTCTCGCGCGCGCTGGGCGAAATTGGCGTCCCCGGCGCGGTATGGGCACTCGTGCGCGGCGACTCCAATGAGCTGGGTGCCGCTGGCATCCGCGACAGGGCGAGTGCGGTGCCCATGACCGCAAACACGCGCGTACAACTGGGCTCAGTCACCAAAACGCTGCTGGCCACCGGCGTCCTCATGCTCGTCACCCGCGGGCAACTGGCGCTCGACGAACCCGTGGCCAGCTACCTGCCGGATCTGCCCATTCACAATCCCTGGCAGGCCAGCTCGCCAATCACCGTGCGGCATCTGCTCGATCACACCTCGGGACTTGGCGACGCGCATCTCTGGCAGGTGTTTGCCACACGGACGTCGCCTGATCTTGCACTGCGCCGCGCCATCGCGCGCGATGGCACACGGCTCGCGTTGCAGGCACGCCCGGGTACACGATTCTCGTACTCCAACACCGGTTACACGCTGCTCGCCCTGCTCGTGGAGACCGTCACCGGTGAGCGCTACGAGCGGTTTCTCGATCGTGAACTGCTTGCGCCACTTGGCATGACGCGCTCGACCTTCACGTGGCAATCGCAGGTCGGCGACAAGGCCGACACCACCATGGCCATGGGGCACTTTGACGACGGCACACGTCAACCGGCCTACGGGCTGGCCACACGACCGGCAGCACAGTTCACCACCACGGCAGGCGACATGGCGCGTTTCGCGCGCTTCCTCATGAGCAATGGGCGTATGCCACACGGCGACACATCACGTGTTCTCGTGGACGGCACGCTGCTGTCTGCCATGGGCGTGCCGAGGCACACCGAGGCCGAACGCGCCGGCCTCACGTTGGGCTATGGGCTCGGGCTGCAGTCGCGCGAACGCTGGGGGCTCATGACCCGCTGTCATGTGGGCAATATCGGCACCTTCCGCGCCATTCTCTGCGTGTTGCCCGATCAGCAGCGGGCCTTCTTTGCCAGCTACAACAGCGATCCGGAAGACGCGGCCTGGGACCGCGTGGATTCGCTGCTGGTCGCACAACTCGGTGCCAGGCCCACGGCGTTCCGTGGCCACGTGGCGGCCCCAGTGCTGCGTGGTGCTGATGCAGCGACGTGGATCGGCTGGTATGTGCCTCGCCCCACACGCTTCGAACAGTTCAGCTATCTCGACGCGCTCGCGCCGTTCCACATCTTCATTCGTGGCGACAGCTTGACCCTCACGCCGCTCGGCGGCACCGCACGGCACCTGGTCTGGCGCGGCGGTATGACCTGGGGCCTCCTCGGCCGTGCCTGGCCCACGCATGTGCTGCTGACCAATGGTCACGAACGCATGATCAGCGATGGCCAGCGCACACTCGTGCGCGTGTCCATGATACGCGTTTGGTGGCGGTGGCTCTCGGCGGCCGTGGGTCTGTGCTGTGTGCTGCTGATCCTGATGCGGGGACTGATACGCATCGCGCGCCGCGCCCCCGTGCGCGAGCCGCTGTGCTGGCCGGTACTTTCCCTCGTACCACTACTGGCGGCGGCCGCAGGACTGTTCCGTCAACCGTTTCTGGCCATTGGTGACATGCGGTGGCCGAGTGTGTTGCTGGCGGTTGGCACGGGTCTGATGCTGGCTGGCGTAGCCGCCGCGACGCTGCACACCGCCGTGCGCCTGTGGCGCACCCGCGCAACCTTCAATCGAGGCCTCGTGCTCGACGGCCTGCTGCTGACCGGCGCGCTGCAATGGCTGGTCACGCTCGCGTACTGGGGGTTGCTGCCGCTTCGACTCTGGGCCTGA
- a CDS encoding ankyrin repeat domain-containing protein: MVPTAPEVLLTAIRGRDQLGIERLLAEDPARAQMRAPGGETLALHCCYVGAPELAPLFLRQRGPDACEAAALGQVDALRQIIFNDDDARVLRSSDGWTPLHLAAFFGHEEAVALLIDLGAPLDAHSTNATRNTPLHAALAGATKPGIVRRLVFAGADVAALGAHRVTPLHLAASRGDSALCDLLIARGAEVHAVMEDGTTPAMMATARGFAELGARLAALPLESNDAG, translated from the coding sequence ATGGTCCCCACCGCACCGGAAGTCCTGCTCACCGCCATTCGTGGCCGCGATCAGCTGGGTATCGAGCGTCTGCTCGCGGAAGACCCGGCACGGGCGCAGATGCGCGCACCGGGCGGGGAGACGCTTGCGCTGCACTGCTGCTATGTGGGCGCGCCGGAGTTGGCGCCGCTCTTTCTGCGGCAGCGCGGGCCCGATGCCTGTGAGGCGGCGGCACTGGGTCAGGTGGACGCGCTGCGGCAGATCATCTTCAACGACGATGACGCGCGGGTGCTGCGCAGCAGTGATGGCTGGACGCCACTGCATCTCGCGGCGTTCTTCGGGCACGAAGAAGCCGTGGCGCTGCTCATCGACCTCGGCGCCCCACTCGATGCGCATTCCACCAACGCCACGCGCAACACACCGCTGCACGCGGCGTTGGCGGGGGCCACGAAGCCGGGCATCGTGCGACGCCTCGTGTTTGCCGGCGCCGATGTGGCGGCGCTTGGTGCGCATCGTGTCACGCCGCTGCATCTGGCCGCGTCACGTGGCGACAGTGCCCTGTGTGACCTGCTCATTGCGCGCGGCGCCGAGGTACATGCCGTGATGGAGGACGGCACCACGCCGGCCATGATGGCCACCGCGCGCGGATTCGCCGAGCTGGGTGCGCGACTCGCGGCCTTGCCGCTCGAGTCGAACGACGCGGGGTAA
- a CDS encoding DUF2007 domain-containing protein, producing the protein MMNAPGWSVLNTYATGFEADFVMAQLEAEGIPAVRDNHESTALFGLGFQGATRSGYTIMVPTEVLDEAQALLESAPDDVPSDVPFDVPDDEPTP; encoded by the coding sequence ATGATGAATGCACCCGGTTGGAGTGTCCTCAATACCTACGCCACTGGCTTCGAGGCCGATTTTGTCATGGCCCAGCTCGAGGCTGAAGGCATCCCGGCCGTGCGGGACAATCACGAAAGCACCGCGCTCTTCGGCCTCGGGTTCCAGGGCGCCACGCGCTCCGGCTACACCATCATGGTCCCCACCGAGGTGCTGGACGAGGCACAGGCGCTGCTGGAGTCGGCGCCGGATGACGTCCCGTCTGACGTCCCGTTCGACGTGCCGGACGACGAACCCACGCCCTGA
- a CDS encoding iron chaperone — MHSPAIMPQNSLVDDYLAALPAPQREALSDLRTRLHALIPGADEAIKTRVPALRYKNKTVVGFGAGRTHLALYVMFGRALDTLADALQDYDATSRVVRYTIEHPLPDALIRKIVKLRLAEIDAQQKG; from the coding sequence ATGCATTCGCCCGCCATCATGCCCCAAAACTCACTGGTCGACGACTACCTCGCCGCCCTGCCCGCCCCGCAGCGTGAGGCACTCTCGGATCTGCGCACGCGCTTGCACGCGCTGATTCCCGGCGCAGACGAGGCCATCAAGACGCGCGTGCCCGCCCTGCGTTACAAGAACAAGACCGTGGTCGGGTTTGGCGCAGGCAGGACACACCTGGCGCTGTACGTCATGTTCGGTCGCGCGCTCGATACCCTCGCGGACGCGTTGCAGGACTACGACGCGACGAGTCGCGTCGTGCGCTACACCATCGAGCATCCGCTCCCCGACGCGCTCATCCGCAAGATCGTGAAGCTGCGACTTGCCGAGATCGACGCCCAGCAGAAGGGGTAA
- a CDS encoding M55 family metallopeptidase has translation MFRLPSAVRTVRYATLPLLAALCAMVPVDTTLAQTASQRPAAPLKVFISVDMEGLAGVVTSGDVGGTSGDYQYFRKLAAEEANAAIAGALRAGATEVVVRDSHGAKQNILPTDLDRRARLLRGVSTGPRNMMEGIDSSFAAVVFIGYHASAGTPNAILAHTSNGNVVDFSVNGVSLPEGGYNALVAGLYNVPVVFVSGDRAAVNQLRGLLGTVDGVAVKQEIGTAILGMSPAEAQDSIRLGVERAVRARAQYRPYRLAPPYSMVLKVKRDGKTFDGAVSAGAGEYRYSSADLLKVLEAFNALK, from the coding sequence ATGTTCCGTCTGCCCTCTGCGGTCCGCACCGTGCGGTACGCCACGTTGCCTTTGCTCGCGGCACTCTGCGCCATGGTTCCCGTCGACACCACGCTGGCCCAGACGGCATCGCAGCGACCCGCCGCGCCGCTCAAGGTGTTCATCTCAGTGGACATGGAGGGCCTGGCGGGTGTGGTCACCTCCGGTGATGTGGGTGGCACGAGCGGCGACTACCAGTACTTCCGCAAGCTGGCTGCCGAGGAGGCCAATGCGGCCATCGCGGGTGCGCTGCGCGCGGGGGCCACAGAGGTGGTGGTGCGTGATTCGCACGGCGCCAAGCAGAACATTCTGCCAACCGACCTCGATCGGCGTGCGCGATTGCTGCGTGGTGTGAGCACGGGCCCCAGGAACATGATGGAGGGCATCGACAGCAGCTTTGCCGCGGTGGTGTTCATTGGCTATCACGCCAGCGCCGGTACACCCAACGCGATCCTTGCGCACACGTCCAATGGCAACGTGGTGGACTTTTCCGTCAACGGCGTGTCGTTGCCCGAGGGCGGATACAACGCGCTGGTGGCGGGCCTGTACAACGTGCCGGTGGTGTTTGTATCGGGTGACCGGGCAGCCGTGAATCAGCTGCGTGGTCTGCTGGGCACGGTGGACGGCGTGGCCGTGAAGCAGGAAATCGGCACCGCCATCCTCGGCATGTCGCCTGCCGAGGCGCAGGACTCCATTCGGCTTGGGGTGGAGCGGGCGGTGCGCGCCCGTGCGCAGTACCGCCCATATCGACTGGCACCGCCGTACAGCATGGTGCTCAAGGTCAAGCGCGACGGGAAGACGTTTGACGGCGCGGTGAGTGCCGGCGCTGGCGAGTATCGCTATTCGAGCGCGGACCTGCTGAAGGTGCTGGAGGCGTTCAATGCGCTGAAGTAG